In the Pirellulales bacterium genome, one interval contains:
- a CDS encoding biotin--[acetyl-CoA-carboxylase] ligase, with protein sequence MSDLAEYNWAALTAAGLVDRAEYFASLGSTNDHAREIAAMLPRDERRLIVADEQTAGRGRGANRWWTAPGSLACSLLFDPAGRGIERQYFPMISLAAAIAIAETATVAASRVDAGLHWPNDVFIAGSKLAGVLIEALPDGRHVLGMGCNVNNRAKHAPPELSNAVVSLADLTGRDHSRGELLIEILRRLDERLDELARSPHAVGRRADELCLQHGKFLTIRSGSREASGMCAGIADDGALLLDTITGRQWFYSGVLVKNTDGSA encoded by the coding sequence GTGTCTGACCTGGCCGAATACAACTGGGCCGCCTTGACCGCCGCCGGGCTGGTCGACCGCGCGGAATACTTTGCATCGCTGGGGTCGACCAACGACCATGCGCGCGAGATCGCCGCCATGCTGCCGCGAGACGAACGGCGGTTGATTGTGGCCGACGAGCAAACGGCCGGGCGCGGCCGCGGGGCCAACCGCTGGTGGACCGCTCCGGGCAGCCTGGCGTGCAGCCTGCTGTTCGATCCAGCCGGGCGCGGCATCGAGCGCCAATACTTTCCCATGATCTCGCTGGCGGCGGCGATTGCGATTGCTGAGACGGCAACCGTGGCCGCCTCGCGAGTCGACGCCGGCCTGCACTGGCCGAACGATGTCTTTATTGCCGGCAGCAAGCTGGCGGGCGTGCTGATCGAGGCCTTGCCCGACGGCAGACACGTGCTGGGCATGGGCTGCAACGTGAACAACCGCGCCAAACACGCGCCGCCGGAATTGTCGAACGCGGTCGTCTCCTTGGCCGACCTCACCGGCCGCGATCATTCTCGCGGCGAGCTGCTCATCGAAATCCTGCGGCGGCTCGACGAGCGGCTCGACGAGCTGGCCCGTTCGCCGCACGCGGTCGGTCGTCGGGCGGACGAGCTTTGTTTGCAGCACGGCAAGTTCTTGACGATTCGGTCCGGCAGCCGGGAAGCATCGGGAATGTGCGCCGGCATCGCCGACGACGGTGCCTTACTGCTCGACACGATCACCGGCCGACAGTGGTTTTATTCCGGCGTGCTCGTCAAGAACACCGATGGCTCAGCGTGA